The region CGCCGCGCCGGCGGTGTCGGCGTGCACCGTGGGGTGCAGGTTGCGCTCGCGAATGAAATTGCGGCACTGCGTCAGCGCCTGGATGTGGCTGTGCACCACGGAGATGGTGTCCATGCTGGCGCTGCTGGGCGCGAGCAGCTGGTGGTTCACCGCCTGGAAGTGCTCGCCCACGATGTGCAGCCCGGACTCGGGCAGCAGGTGGTGGATGTCGGCCACGCGTCCGGCCGAGGAGTTTTCAACGGGGATCATGCCGTAGGTGGCGTCCCCGTTGCGCACGGCGGCGAAGACGTCCTCGAACGCCGGGCAGGGCAGCGTCGTCATGCCGGGATAGACGGCGCGGCAGGCCATGTCGGAATAGGCGCCGGGCGCCCCCTGGAAAGCGATCGTCGTGTCGCCGTGCTCACCGGCGTCGGCCATGCTCACTCCCTGAAAAAGCCGGGCCCTCTGAAAATCGGGGTTTGTGCGCGGGTTAACCGCCCAGCAGCTCGCGGGCGCGCGCCAGATCGGCGGGAGTGTCGACCCCCAGGGGCACACTGTCAACGCGCGCCACATCGATGCGCATGCCCGCCTCCAGGGCGCGCAGCTGCTCCAGCTTCTCGCGCCGCTCCAGGGGCGAGGGCGGCAGTTCCACGAAGCGCGTCAGCGCCGCGCGGCGGTAGGCATAGACGCCGATGTGGTGGTGCAGCTCCCGATCGCCCGTGGCGTCATAGGGGACGATGGCGCGCGAGAAGTAGAGGGCGCGGGCGATCGGCGTCTCCGCGCTCAGCCCGGCGGCGACCTTGACCACGTTGGGGTCGTCGCGCTCGCCAGGGTCGGTGATCGGCGCGGCGATCGTGGCGATGTCCACGCCACTCTCCGCCAGCGGGTCCAGGCAGGCGCGCACGCTGGCGGGGTCGATCGTGGGGAGGTCACCCTGAAGGTTCACCACGACGTCGTGCGTTCCGTCGGGGTCCAGGCGTTGCACCGCCTGGTGCGCGCGGTCCGAGCCGCTGGCGAGGTCCGCCTCCGTCAGCACGGCCTCGCCGCCCGCGGCGGCGACTGCCTCGCCGACGGCGTCGTCGTCGCAGGCCACCACCACGGGACCGGCGTCCGCGGCCACGGCCCGGCGCCAGACGTGAACGATCATGGGCTTCCCGGCGACGTCGGCCAGCGGCTTGTCGGGCAGGCGCGTGGCGCGGCGGCGCGCGGGAATGACGACGATGGGGGTCATGGTGCGGGCTCGCGGCGGTGCGGAGGCTGGCGTGCGACAGTGTGACGGCTCGTCACCATACGGCCGGCGTGCGAGCCTGCAAATCTCCGGGCAAAGCGCGCCTTGAATGGGTACCCTCCGGCGGCTATGTTGCCGCGCGCTTCAGGATGGCAGGGCTTTGGGGTGACCGCATGTCGCTCGAGATGAACAAGATCGCCGCGTCGGTGCTGACGGCCGGTGTGGTCGCGATGGGGGCCAGCTTCGTCGGGGAGGTGCTGATCCATCCCCACGTGCCGGAGGATCCCCACTACACCGTCGGCGTGGACAAGACGAAGAGCGCGGAGAAGGAGAAGCAGGAGCCCAAGGGCCCCGAGCCGATCCTGCCGCTGCTGGCGGACGCCGATCCCTCGGCCGGGAAGAACGCGGCGCGCGCCTGCGCGGCGTGTCACTCCTTCGAGAAGGGTGGCCCCAACAAGGTCGGCCCCGCCCTCTACGACATCATGGGCGCCAAGATCGCCGCGGTGGACGGCTTCTCGTATTCCAGCGCCCTCAAGGGCAAGGAGGGCGAGTGGACCTATCAGAAGATGAACGCGTGGCTCTACGACCCGCAGGGCTGGGCCCAGGGCACGAAGATGAGCTACGGCGGCGTGAAGGACGCCCAGGAGCGCGCGGACATCATCGCCTATCTGCGCTCCATGGCCGACGAGAAGATGCCGCTTCCCACGGAGGAAGAGATCGAGAAGGTTACCGGCGGCGGTGACGAGGGCAAGGACTCCGGCTCGGGCGACGGCGAGGCCAAGACCGAGGCCGAGGACTCGGGCGCCGACGCCGGCGACAGCGGCGGCTCCGGCGAAAGTGACGCCGACGCCTGACGTCCGGCTGGACGCGGCCGGCACCCGTCGGTTTGCAAACGGCCCGAAAATGCTCTACCGGTGGGTGAACAGCCCGCCCCGCGGCCCGGGCTCGTCGCTATTCGTTCGGCGGTGACGAGTCGCCGCGCAACCAAGCGAGTTTCGTCGTCATGAGCGTTCCCGGCGCCTTCGTGGAGTTGGCCGAGCGGTTGGCCGACACCGCCCGCGAGCACCTGCGACCGCACCACCGCACCGCCCTCGAGGTCCAGCGCAAGGCCGACGGCACGCCCGTCACCGAGCCCGAGCAGGCCACGGAGCGCGCGCTGCGCGCGATCATCCACGAGGCCTATCCGGACCACGGGATCGTGGGCGAGGAAGGTGGCGCCGAGCGCATCGACGCCGAGTACGTGTGGATGCTCGATCCCATCGACGGGACCAAGCAGTTCCTCACGGGCAAGCCCGGCTTTTCCTCGCTGATCGCGCTGCTGCACCAGGGTCAGCCCGTGCTCGGCATCATCGAGGTGCCGGCGATGCAGGAGCGCTGGCTGGGCGTGCGCGACCGCGGCACGCGCCACACCGACGTCAACGGCACCCGCTTCGCGCAGACACGGCGCTGCGACTCGCTGGATCAGGCGCGCTTCGCCACCACCGTCCCCACGGGCGACGACGAGGAATCGGCGGACGCCTTCCTGCGCCTCGCGGAGAGCGTCCAGCTGGCGGTGTCCGGCGGCGACGGCCACAACTACGGCCTGCTCGCCAGCGGCTTCTGCGACATCGTGCTGGACGCCACGATGAGCGCCTACGACTACGCCGCCCTCGTGCCCATCGTCGCGGAGGCCGGCGGCGCGATCTCCGACTCCAATGGCGAGCCGCTCGGCGGCGAGGGTGAGCGAACGGTCGTGGCCTCCGGCAGCCCCGCCCTGCACGAGCAGGTGCTGAACGTGCTGGCGGGCGCATCCTGAGCACCTTTTTCTTTACAATCGCAACCGTTTGGCTTGGGCTGCGCCGGCCATGCTGCGCTGCCTTGTAACCACCCTGATTCTCCTGGTGATGACCGTCGCCGGCCCGGCGCTGGCGGCGGACACCTACAACGGCGTGCCGCTGCGCCACGGCGTGGCCATGCACGGCGAGGTGAAGTACCCGGCGGACTTCGAGCACTTCGCCTACGCCAACCCGGATGCGCCGCAAGGCGGCAAGATCAAGCTCGCCGCGCAGGGCACGTACGACAGCTTCAACCCCTACATCGTCCAGGGCGTGTCGGTTCAGGGCGCGCAGCTGATGTACGACACGCTGATGGTGTCCACGGACGACGAGCCCTTTAGCGAGTACGGCCTCGTCGCCGAGGGCATCTACATGCCCGAGGACCGCTCCTGGGTGGCGTTCAAGCTGCGCGAGGGGGCGCGCTTCCACGACGGCGAGCCCATCACGCCGGAAGACGTGCTCTTCTCGCTCAACGTCCTGCGCGAGAAGGGCCATCCCTTCTACCGCTTCTACTACAAGAGCGTCGCCAAGGCGCGGAAGGTCGGCCCGCGCACGGTGCGCTTCGACTTTGCCGGCGGCACCAACCGCGAGCTGCCGCTGATCCTGGGCCAGTTGCCCGTGCTGCCGAAGCACTACTGGGCGGAGCGGAACTTCAAGGAATCCACGCTGAAGCCGCCGGTGGGCAGCGGCCCGTACCGCGTGGAATCGTTCGAGCCGGGGCGCTTCGTCGTCTACGAGAAGGTGGACGACTACTGGGCCGCCGACCTGCCGGTGACCCGCGGGCGCTGGAACTTCGCCAAAGTCCGCTACGACTACTTCCGCGACCCCACGGTCATCCGCACGGCCGTGAAGGGCGGCAGCATCGACTTCCACCTGGAGAACCAGGCGAAGGCGTGGGCGACCGCCTACGACACCCCGGCGGTGCAAAGCGGCCAGCTCGAACGCGTCGAGATCGAGCACGACACGCCCACGGGCATGCAGGGCTTCGCCATGAACACCCGGCGCAGCCCCTTCGACGACCCGAAGGTGCGCCGGGCCATGAGCTACGCCTTCGACTTCCCGTGGACCAACCAGAACCTCTTCTTCGGGCAGTACGAACGCACGGACAGCTACTTCTCCAACTCCGAGCTGGCCGCCGGCGACGGCCCGCCCGACGGGCGGGTGCGGGACATCCTCAAGCGCTTCGAGGACGAGCTGCCGGACTCGGTCTTCACGCAGCGCTACGATCCGCCGACCACCGACGGCGACGGCTACCCGCGCGAGAACCTGAAAAAGGCGCTCAAGCTGCTCAACGAGGCCGGCTGGGTCGTGCGCGACATGCAGCTGGTGAACGCGGAAACTGGCCGGCCGATGCGCTTCGAGATCCTGCTGGTGAACACCTCGTTCGAGCGCATCGTGCTGCCCTACGTCGCCAACCTGGAAAAGCTCGGCATCGAGGTGGAGGTGCGCGTCGTCGATTCGGCGCAGTACCAGAACCGCCTGGACAATTACGACTTCGACATGATCGTCGCCAACTGGGGGCAGTCGCTCTCGCCGGGCAACGAGCAGCGCGAGTTCTGGGGCTCCACGGCCGCCGAGCGCCCGGGCAGCCGCAATTACACCGGCGTCGCCGATCCCGTGGTGGACAAGCTGATCGGCATGGTCATCGGCGCGCCCAGCCGCGAGGCGCTGGTACAGCGCGTGCGCGCGCTCGACCGCGTGCTGCTCAGCAAGCACCTCGTGGTGCCGCACTGGCACATCGGCCACTACCGCGTGGTCTACTGGGACAAGTTCGGCCGGCCCGAGAGCAATCCGCCCTACGGTCTGCCCTACCTCTCGACGTGGTGGGTGCAGCCGGACAAGGCACGCGACGTCGCCAGCGCGCAGCAGGTCGCGAGCGCGCAGACCGGCGAGGGCGGCGGCGACGGCCGCCGCACGATCTGGACGCTCGCCGGGCTGGCGGTGCTGCTGGCGCTGGCCGGGTTCTTCTGGCGCCGTGCGCGCGGCGGCCGTGAGCAGGCGGGAGGTGGCGCGTGACCAACTACATCCTGCGGCGCGTGCTGCTGATGATCCCCACGCTGATCGGCGCCATGCTGATCAACTTCCTGATCGTGCAGGGCGCACCCGGCGGACCGGTGCAGCAGGTGATCTCCCAGGTCACGGGCACGGGCGTGGCCGCCACGCAGCGCGTCACCCAGGGCGGCGGCGGCGAGATGGAGACCAGCGGCCCGTCCGGCGGCGGGGGCGGCGCCGAGGTGCGCGGGGACTACCGCGGCGCCCAGGGCCTCGACCCGGAGTTCATCGCCGAGCTGGAAGAGCAGTTCGGCTTCGACAAGCCGGCGCACGAGCGCTTCCTGCACATGCTGGGCAACTACGCCACCTTCGATTTCGGGGAGAGCTTCTTCCGCTCGCGCTCGGTGACCGAGCTGATCGTGGACAAGCTGCCCGTCTCCATCTCGCTGGGGCTGTGGACCACGCTGCTCACCTACGGCCTGTCCATCCCGCTCGGCATCCGCAAGGCGGTGAAGGACGGCTCGCGCTTCGACGTCTGGACCTCGGTGGTGGTGCTGGTGGGCAACGCCATCCCGGCGTTCATGTTCGCGGTGTTCCTGATCGTCGTCTTCGCCGGCGGGGCGTATCTGGACTGGTTCCCGCTGCGCGGCATCGTCTCCGACGACTGGGAGACGCTGTCCCTGCCCATGCAGCTCGTGGACTATCTCTGGCACATGACGCTGCCCATCCTGGCGCTGGTGATCGGCAGCTTCGCCGGGCTGACGATGCTGACCAAGAACTCCTTCCTGGATCAGATCAGCCAGCAGTACGTCACCACGGCGCGCGCCAAGGGGCTGTCGGAAAAGCGCGTGCTCTACGGCCACGTCTTCCGCAACGCCATGCTGATCGTCATCGCCGGCTTCCCGGTGGCGTTCGTGAACATCCTCTTCACCGGCGCGGTGCTGATCGAGATCCTGTTCTCGCTGGACGGCCTGGGGCTGCTCGGCTTCGAGGCGGTGGTGAACCGCGACTATCCGGTGATGTTCGGCACGCTGTACATCTTCACGCTGCTCGGGCTGATCCTGCAGCTGGTCAACGACATCATGTACACCGTGATCGATCCGCGGATCGACTTCGAGGCGCGGGGGGCCTAGGCGCGTGACCTACACCCAGGAGGGCGTGCGCCCCATCGCCTACGTCGGGCGCATCCCCGTCTCGCCCATCACCAAGCGCCGGCTGCGGAACTTCCGCGCCAACAAGCGCGGCTTCTGGTCGCTGATCGTCTTCCTGGTGCTCTTCGCCGTCACCGGCTTCGCCGAGGTCGTGGCGAACGACGACCCCATCCTCGTGCAGTACAAGGGCGAGCTGTACTGGCCCATGCTCCACGACTACCCGGAGACGGCCTACGGCGGCGACTTTCCGACGAAAACGGACTACTCGGACCCCTTCGTGGCCGAGCGCATCGCCGAAAACGGCTTCATGGTGCGCGCGCTCATCCCCTACGACCACACGGCCGTGGACTGGAAGCTGAAGGAGCCGTCGCCGACGCCGCCCGGCGGGGATCACTGGCTGGGCACGGATGACCAGGCGCGCGACGTGCTGGCGCGCACGATCTACGGCTTCCGCATCTCGGTCGTCTTCGGCCTGCTGATGACCCTCTTCACCACGCTCATCGGCGTCGCGGCGGGCGCGGTGCAGGGCTACTTCGGCGGCTGGGTGGACCTGACCTTCCAGCGCGTCATGAAGATCTTCGGCACGCTGCCCATGCTGATGGTCATCATCATCGTCGCCAGCTTCGTCGAGCCCAACTTCTGGTGGCTCTTGGGGGTGATGGTGCTCTTCGGCTGGCCGTGGCCGGTGGGCTACGTGCGCGCGGAGTTCCTGCGCGCGCGCAACTTCACCTTCGTGCGCGCGGCCAAGGCGCTGGGCGTGTCCGACACCATGGTGATGTTCCGCCACATCCTGCCCAACGCCATGGTGGCGACGCTAACTTTCCTGCCGTTCACGCTGGCGGGTTCGATCACGACGCTGACGGCGCTGGACTTCATCGGTTTCGGGCTGCCGCCGGGCTCGGCCTCGCTGGGCGACGTCCTGGCCCAGGGCAAGGCCAACCTGCAGGCGCCGTGGCTGGGGCTGACCGGGTTCTTCGTGCTGTCGATCATGCTCAGCCTGCTGTTCTTCGTCGGCGAGGCGGTGCGCGACGCCTTCGACCCGCACAAGCTGTTCAAGGGTGAGGCCGCGGCCGGCAAGGACGCCGCCAGCGGCCCGCGCGCCCCGGCCGCCGCACAGGCGCAGGGCGGCGGGGCATGATGGGGGAAGCCGCATGACGGATCGCCTGCTGGACGTCCGCGACCTGGGCGTGCGCTTCGGGTCCGGCGAGAACCAGGTGGACGCCGTTCAGGACCTGACCTTCGGCCTGGACCGCGGACAGACCTGCGCGCTCGTCGGCGAAAGCGGCAGCGGCAAGTCGGTGACGGCGCTGTCGATCATGCAGCTCCTGCCGTATCCGCAGGCGGGGCACACGCCGGGCTCCTCGGTGCGCTTCAAGGGCGAGGAGCTGATGGGCGCCGGCGAGGGGCGGCTGCGCCAGCTGCGCGGCAACGCCATGGCCATGATCTTCCAGGAGCCCATGACCTCGCTGAACCCGCTGCACACGATCGAAAAGCAGGTCAGCGAGGTGCTGCTGGTCCACAAGGGGATGTCGCGTGCCCGCGCGCGCGAGCGCTGCCTGGAGCTGCTGGACATGGTGGGCATCCCGGAAGCGCGCGAGCGCCTCAACGCCTACCCGCACGAGCTGTCCGGCGGCCAGCGCCAGCGCGTCATGATCGCCATGGCGCTCGCGAACGAGCCCGACCTGCTGATCGCCGACGAGCCCACGACCGCGCTCGACGTCACCATCCAGGCGCAGATTCTGGCGTTGCTGCGCGACCTGGCCGCGCGCTTCAACATGGCGCTGCTGCTCATCACCCACGACCTGACGGTGGTGCGCAAGATGGCGGACCACGTCGTGGTGATGACGGGTGGCCGCGCGGTGGAGCAGGGCCCCGCGCGCACGGTGCTCAACCAGCCGACGCACAGCTACACGCGCAAGCTGCTCGCCGCCGAGCCCACGGGCGAGCCGACGCAGGTGCGCGCCAACGCGCCCTCCGTGCTGCAGGCGGACGACGTGAAGGTCCACTTCCCCATCAAGAAGGGGCTGCTCAAGCGCACCGTGGACCACGTGAAGGCCGTGGACGGTGTGTCGCTCCAGGTGCGCGCCGGGCACACCGTGGGCGTCGTGGGCGAAAGCGGCTCCGGCAAGACGACGCTGGGGATGGCGCTGCTGCGCCTGATCCAGGGGCAGGGCGCGATCCGGTTCGGCAGCACGGCGCTGGCCGACCTGGGGCCGAAGGCGCTGCGGTCGCTGCGCCGGCAGATGCAGATCGTCTTCCAGGATCCCTACGGCTCGCTCTCCCCGCGCCTCTCCGTGGGCCAGATCGTCGAGGAGGGGCTGAAGGTCCACAACGTCGGCGCCGCCAAGGACCGGGAGGCGGCCATCGTCCAGGCGCTCACCGAAGTGGGCCTGGACCCGGCCAGCCGCTTCCGCTACCCGCACGAGTTCTCCGGCGGCCAGCGCCAGCGCATCGCCATCGCCCGCGCCATGGTGCTCAAGCCCAGCTTCGTCGTCCTCGACGAGCCCACGAGCGCGCTGGACATGTCCGTGCAGGCGCAGATCGTCGACTTGCTGCGCGACCTCCAGCGCCGGCACGAGCTGGCCTACCTCTTCATCAGCCACGACCTGCGCGTGGTGCGCGCGCTGGCCGACGACGTGATCGTGATGAAGGACGGCGTCGTGGTCGAGCAGGGCCCCGCCGCCGAGATCTTCGACCAGCCACGCCATCCCTACACGCGCGCGCTGATGAAGGCGGCGTTCGACCTCGAGGTGGCCGAGCGCGACCTGGTTACCGCCTGAGCCCAGCGGCGGCCGGGGCGTGCCGCGCCGGCGGTGCGCCAAATCGCATTTGCTGTACGTTAAATGTTTGACCGGGTCGCCCGACCGCGGGCCCGGTTCGATGGGCCCGGGAGCAACCGGGAATGCCAGACCTTTCGGATGCCATTAAGCGCAGGTTTACTCGCATTCAGCTACAACTGACCGCACGACGCCGTGAGGTTGCGGCTCGGGCCGAGGCCGCACGCGCGGCGTTGGGCCGACATACGGTCGAGCCGGTGTCGCGAACCCGGGAAGGGAGCCAGGGGCATGCGGTCCATCAGCCTGCCGTCCCTCAGCCTGCGTTGGCGCGTGGCGCTGGGGTTCACCGTGTTGATCGTGCTGATCTCGGCGGTCAGCGGGTACGTTCGCGTGACCAAGCAGACGGGCGATCTGGAATCGTCCCTGCGGTCGCGCGCCGAGCGTCTGGCCGCGATCGAGGCGCAAGCCGTGGAGGGGGCCGTCTGGGATCTCAACTACGAGCGCGCGACCAGCCTGCTTAAGGGACTGAAGGGCGATCCCGCGTTCGAGTACGCGCTGGTGCGCAACAAGGAAGGCGAGGTCGTCGCCGACATTGGCGAGAAGCCGGCGGACGGCGTGGGCATCATGGCCGCGAACGCGCCGGTGACCCACGGCGAGAAAAAGCTGGGCACCCTGGAACTCGGGCTCACCACCGGTAGCCTCGCCGCGAAGACGCAGGAGAGCGTGCGCGATGCCGTCATCAGCGGCCTCGTCATGCTGGCCGTCCTGGTCGCGGCGATGGTCTTTTCGCTCAACCGCGTGCTCAAGCCGGTGGGCGCCATCACCACCGCCATGACCCGCATCGCCGACGGCTCGGAAGAGGTCGACGTGCCCTACACCCAGCGCCGCGACGAGGTGGGCGCCATGGCGCGCGCCGTCGGCGTTTTCCGCGATAATACCAGCGAAATGGCGCGCATGCGCCGCGAGCAGGAGGAGATGCAGCGGCGCAACGAGCAGGAGCGCGAGGAATCGCGCCGCAAGCTGGCCGACAGCTTCGAGGAAAAGGTGAAGGGCAATGTCGGCCAGATGACCTCGGCCGCGCAGACCGTCGCCGAGCAGGCGGGGCGCATGAACGAGGTGGCGGCGAAAAACCGCGAAAAGGTGGAGGGCGCCCTCCAGGGCTCGCGCGAGGCCAGCCAGAGCGTGCAGACCGTGGCCTCGACGACGGACGAGCTGACCTCCTCCATCCGCGAGATCGCCAACAACGCGCAGCAGTCGCAGCAGGTCTCCGACGACGCCGTGCAGCGCGCCTCCAACACCCAGTCCACGGTGGAGCAGCTGCAAACCGCGGCGAAGCAGATCGAGGAGGCCGTCACCCTCATCAACGACATCGCCGAGCGCACGAACCTGCTCGCGCTCAACGCCACGATCGAGGCGGCGCGCGCCGGCGAGGCCGGCAAGGGCTTCGCCGTCGTGGCCGACGAGGTCAAGTCGCTGGCCAACCAGACCTCCAAGGCCACCGAGAGCATCGCCGGCCAGGTCAAGGAGGTGCAGAGCGCCACCGGCTCCGTGGCCGAGCAGATGTCGGCGATCGCCGAGGTCATCAATCAGGTCAACGAGCACGTCTCCGGCATCTCGGGCGCGGCGGAGCAGCAGGACACGGCGACGCGCGAAATCGCGCGCAACGCCCAGGCCGCCGCGGATTCCGCGCAGTACGTGCAGAACAACCTCAGCGAGATCCAGGAAGCCGCCGCCACGAACGCCGAGGAAGCGGGCCAGGTGTCCGCGGCGATGAGCGATCTCAACGCGCGCTGCGAGTCCCTGGACAGCGACGTGGACAACTTCCTGGCCGACATCCGCGCGGCCTGATCGCGGACCGCGTGCGTGGGGACCCACCAACGGGAACAGGGGGAACGACACATGACGTCTGGCCCGACAAAGAGCGTTCGCCGCCTTTTACGCGGGGCGGGCGCCGTGCTGGCGGTCGCTGCGCTGCTCGGCACCGGGGCGCCGGTCCAGGCCAAGGATCTCAAGATCCTCAGCGCCCACCTCCCGCCCTATTCCATGAAGGGTGAGGACAAGCAGGGCTTCGTCGCCGAGGTGGCGCAGGAAATCGCCGAGCGCGTCGGCAACCCGACGAAGCTGCACTACGCGTCCTGGTCGCGCGTCTACAAGACCATCCAGAACAAGCCCAACCGCCTGTTGGCGCCAATCGCGCGCACGCCCCAGCGTGAGGACAAGCTGAGCTGGGTGGTGCCGGTTTTCCCGGACCGCATGGTGCTGCTGACTTATGGGGATGATGCCGAGAAGCTCAGCCTCCAGGAAGCGGCGAAGCAAGGCATCGTGGGCGTGCAGCAGGACTCCCTGATGCACGAGCTGGCGAAGAAGCGCGGCATCAAGTCCAAGAACCTGGACGTTTCCGGCGATCTCACCTCGATCGCCCGCAAGTTCGCCGCGGGACGCATCGACGCTTGGCTGTCCCTGGAATCCCTGGCCGTGTTCTCGATGAAGGAACAGGGCCTCGACACCGATCCGATGAAGGTGGGCGAGACGATCAGCGAGTTCACCGTCTACATCGGCGGGTCGCCGGGGCTGTCGGACAAGGTGAAGCAACGCTGGCGCGACGCCTTCGAGGCCATGAAGAAGGACGGCACCTACGAGGAGATCATGGCCAAGTACGGCGCCTAACGCGCGCTGCGTGCGGCAGAGCTTCGCGCCCCGCCGTGACCGGCCTGTGAAAAACACGTCCTGAATGGTCGCGGTCGTCCCCGGGGCGGCGGGAACTCCCCGTCGTCACGGGGCGACTTTGTGTGTCCACACTTCGTCGGACGCGCGCAAATTGTTTTGGGGGCCGACCCTCCCCGAGACCGGGGTCGACACTGTCGTTTTTCGAGCTTTTTCACGCAGTTGGGGCCATGCGATCATGCGTGATCGACATTTTGGGGGCGCCGACCCGTCCGGTATTAAGCCAGAATTTAAATTCCAAATATAACAATCGGGTGAGGACTCGCGATCGCCGTGTGAGTGGCGATTGCGCGCGCCATTCAGCCGGCCGCGTCGGGTGCGGGTGTCGGCGCAAGGGTCATCGCCCCATCGCCCGTGGCTGGCTGAAGGAGCGAAACAGGAGGCCGATTGCCATGTATGCTGCTATTCGACGTGTTCGTGCGGTTGCAGGTGCCCGGCGTGCGCTTCTCGCGTTGGCGCTCGCGGTGGGGATGGGCGCAGCGCACGCGCATGCCGGCGATGTGAAAATCCTCAGCGCCGACATTCCGCCGTATTCCATCAAGGACGGCGAGACGCAGGGGTTCGTCGCCGAGGTCGCGAAGGAGATCGCGCGACGCGTCGGCCAATCCCCCGAACTGAATTATTCCTCGTGGTCGCGCGTCTACAAGGCGATCCAGACGCAGCCCAACCGCCTTCTCGCGCCCATCGCCCGCACGCCCCAGCGCGAGGAAAAGCTGACGTGGGTGGTGCCGGTCTATCCCGACCGCATGGTCGTGATGACGTACGGCGAGGACGCGGAAAAGCTCTCGCTGAAGGAGGCGGCCGAGAAGGGCATGGTCGGCGTGCAGCAGGACTCCCTGATGCACGAGCTGGCGAAGAAGCGCGGCATCGACGCCTCGAACCTGGACATCTCCGGGGACACGGCGACGCCGGCGCGCAAGCTGGCC is a window of Limimonas halophila DNA encoding:
- a CDS encoding methyl-accepting chemotaxis protein, yielding MRSISLPSLSLRWRVALGFTVLIVLISAVSGYVRVTKQTGDLESSLRSRAERLAAIEAQAVEGAVWDLNYERATSLLKGLKGDPAFEYALVRNKEGEVVADIGEKPADGVGIMAANAPVTHGEKKLGTLELGLTTGSLAAKTQESVRDAVISGLVMLAVLVAAMVFSLNRVLKPVGAITTAMTRIADGSEEVDVPYTQRRDEVGAMARAVGVFRDNTSEMARMRREQEEMQRRNEQEREESRRKLADSFEEKVKGNVGQMTSAAQTVAEQAGRMNEVAAKNREKVEGALQGSREASQSVQTVASTTDELTSSIREIANNAQQSQQVSDDAVQRASNTQSTVEQLQTAAKQIEEAVTLINDIAERTNLLALNATIEAARAGEAGKGFAVVADEVKSLANQTSKATESIAGQVKEVQSATGSVAEQMSAIAEVINQVNEHVSGISGAAEQQDTATREIARNAQAAADSAQYVQNNLSEIQEAAATNAEEAGQVSAAMSDLNARCESLDSDVDNFLADIRAA
- a CDS encoding substrate-binding periplasmic protein, with translation MLAVAALLGTGAPVQAKDLKILSAHLPPYSMKGEDKQGFVAEVAQEIAERVGNPTKLHYASWSRVYKTIQNKPNRLLAPIARTPQREDKLSWVVPVFPDRMVLLTYGDDAEKLSLQEAAKQGIVGVQQDSLMHELAKKRGIKSKNLDVSGDLTSIARKFAAGRIDAWLSLESLAVFSMKEQGLDTDPMKVGETISEFTVYIGGSPGLSDKVKQRWRDAFEAMKKDGTYEEIMAKYGA
- a CDS encoding substrate-binding periplasmic protein codes for the protein MKILSADIPPYSIKDGETQGFVAEVAKEIARRVGQSPELNYSSWSRVYKAIQTQPNRLLAPIARTPQREEKLTWVVPVYPDRMVVMTYGEDAEKLSLKEAAEKGMVGVQQDSLMHELAKKRGIDASNLDISGDTATPARKLAAGRIDAWLVLESMAMMTMKQEGIDPGPAKIGEVIKEFTIYIGGSPDLPDQVVKRWRDAFEAMKKDGTYAEIMSMYGV